A stretch of the Rhizobium sullae genome encodes the following:
- a CDS encoding DUF2950 family protein encodes MNTDYKNILRSLACAAVVSGTALASVVHAQTADENMSISDFASAQEPPTFATPEEAVDAFKSTVEGGDVSKLTTLLGLDAAKTKSSDGVTEAYADIKARLKEKLDVQDVNGRKVLEIGGERWPFPFPISKGDDGKWAFDTFVGLEEVANRRVGANELSTIDTIHDYVAAQEQYALADHDDDGVLEYAQNLISSEGTQDGLYWPAEAFGGEESPAGPALADGEDLKAAKAGNGFHGYRYRILTHQGDAIAGGAYDYVINGNMVANFGLVAWPVHYGISGVKTFVVNKNGIIYEVDLGDDTSNIAAKIETFNPNDDWQAVEE; translated from the coding sequence ATGAACACAGATTACAAGAACATTCTTCGCTCGCTGGCCTGCGCCGCAGTTGTCTCGGGCACAGCGCTGGCGTCGGTCGTCCACGCACAAACCGCTGACGAAAACATGTCGATTTCGGACTTCGCTTCCGCGCAGGAGCCACCGACCTTCGCCACGCCCGAAGAAGCCGTCGATGCGTTCAAATCGACGGTCGAAGGCGGCGACGTGAGCAAGCTCACAACCCTGCTCGGCCTGGACGCCGCCAAAACCAAGTCAAGCGACGGCGTGACGGAGGCTTACGCAGACATAAAGGCGCGTCTGAAGGAGAAGCTGGACGTTCAGGATGTGAACGGGCGCAAGGTTCTGGAAATCGGCGGCGAGCGGTGGCCGTTCCCCTTCCCGATCTCTAAGGGCGACGACGGGAAATGGGCGTTCGATACCTTTGTCGGGCTTGAGGAGGTGGCAAATCGCCGGGTCGGGGCCAACGAACTTTCAACCATCGACACCATTCATGACTATGTCGCCGCGCAGGAACAGTATGCCCTCGCCGATCACGACGACGATGGTGTACTGGAATATGCGCAGAATCTCATCAGCAGCGAAGGCACGCAGGATGGTCTCTACTGGCCGGCCGAGGCTTTCGGTGGCGAGGAAAGCCCTGCCGGCCCGGCGCTTGCCGACGGCGAAGATTTGAAGGCGGCCAAGGCCGGCAACGGATTCCATGGTTATCGCTATCGCATCCTCACGCATCAGGGAGATGCGATTGCCGGCGGAGCCTACGACTATGTCATCAACGGCAACATGGTCGCCAACTTCGGGCTGGTGGCATGGCCCGTCCATTATGGCATAAGCGGGGTGAAGACCTTCGTCGTCAACAAGAACGGCATCATCTACGAAGTTGACCTGGGCGACGACACGTCGAACATAGCTGCGAAGATCGAGACATTCAATCCGAACGACGACTGGCAAGCCGTCGAAGAATGA
- a CDS encoding DUF3300 domain-containing protein, with translation MSDLLSLIGRSLGSAALWLSVAATPVLMSEATAQDTSQTAAAAANADAGADDLLTEDELEVLVARIALYPDELVAVITSASIFPLQIVEAQRFLDQSKTNKDLKPKDSWDGSVISLLNYPQVVKMMSDDLEWTQALGSALTYQQKDVLISIQTLRDKAVADNVIKSDDKITVVNQGDTVVIQAKDPEKVYVPQYEPQMLYEPDYPTAPISYYPDPYPNYYYPTATFFAGAVTGAIWASVVDWDDWGVWGGDWHGGDVDIDCDKCFNNIDIDRDKFKMGDVDWKNVDRSKIKFDKNQFNRIDHNAMRNDFKANRKNNIGIKAKDIRREGGNKIVNNRPKITANDIRKSKVEADRVRNRNTNAANQRPRNAAQNASVNRQKASNVRAGSGQKNVTRQIKQPKAGARVQNRPSRHNSVLGNPGNRHHTNLSSNRGRHSMGGGHRGGGGHKMVRHGGGRRR, from the coding sequence ATGTCAGACCTTTTAAGCCTTATCGGGCGCTCGCTCGGATCGGCAGCGCTTTGGTTGTCGGTCGCCGCGACGCCTGTCTTAATGTCCGAAGCAACGGCGCAGGATACTTCCCAAACGGCTGCAGCTGCGGCCAATGCGGATGCGGGTGCGGATGATCTTCTTACGGAAGACGAACTGGAGGTGCTCGTCGCTCGCATCGCCCTTTATCCCGACGAGCTCGTCGCTGTGATTACCTCGGCGTCGATCTTTCCGCTGCAGATCGTGGAAGCGCAACGGTTTCTCGATCAATCGAAGACCAACAAGGACTTGAAGCCCAAGGATAGCTGGGATGGCAGTGTCATTTCCCTTCTGAACTACCCGCAGGTCGTCAAGATGATGAGCGACGATCTCGAATGGACGCAGGCGCTCGGCAGCGCTCTCACCTATCAGCAGAAGGATGTGCTGATCTCCATACAGACGCTACGCGACAAGGCGGTTGCGGATAACGTCATCAAAAGCGACGACAAGATCACCGTCGTCAACCAGGGCGATACCGTCGTCATACAGGCCAAGGATCCCGAGAAAGTTTATGTGCCGCAATACGAGCCGCAAATGCTCTATGAACCGGACTATCCGACGGCTCCGATCAGCTACTATCCCGATCCATACCCCAACTACTACTACCCGACGGCAACGTTCTTTGCGGGCGCCGTCACGGGGGCAATTTGGGCCTCGGTGGTCGACTGGGACGATTGGGGCGTCTGGGGTGGCGACTGGCACGGTGGTGACGTCGACATCGATTGCGACAAGTGCTTCAACAACATCGACATAGACCGCGACAAGTTCAAGATGGGCGATGTCGACTGGAAGAACGTCGACCGGTCCAAGATCAAGTTCGACAAGAACCAGTTCAATCGCATCGACCACAATGCGATGCGCAACGACTTCAAGGCAAACCGCAAGAACAACATCGGCATCAAGGCGAAGGATATTCGCCGCGAAGGCGGCAATAAGATCGTCAACAACCGACCGAAGATTACCGCAAACGACATCCGCAAGAGCAAGGTGGAAGCAGACCGGGTTCGCAACCGAAACACCAATGCCGCCAACCAGCGCCCGCGCAACGCAGCGCAAAATGCTTCAGTCAACCGGCAGAAGGCGTCGAATGTACGTGCAGGATCGGGCCAAAAGAATGTAACGCGACAGATCAAGCAGCCGAAGGCGGGCGCGCGAGTCCAGAACCGCCCATCAAGACACAATTCGGTGCTCGGCAATCCCGGAAACCGCCACCACACCAACCTGTCCTCCAACCGTGGCCGGCATTCCATGGGAGGCGGGCATCGCGGCGGCGGCGGTCACAAGATGGTCAGGCACGGTGGCGGACGCCGCCGATAA